From the Vicinamibacteria bacterium genome, one window contains:
- a CDS encoding class I SAM-dependent methyltransferase — protein MNTAEYERMFEAEETQWWYAGMRAIGLALLDPPLARLKDHGRPPLILDAGCGTGLNLRYLGERGRALGVDLSPEALRFCGRRGVSAARASLLALPFPEGVFDCVTSFDVLYHAWVTDDSVATRELVRVLRPGGLLLLRVPALRMLWGAHDQAVHSRHRYRRREVFSLLTSAGLEVERISYCNTLLFPIVALRRSLDRLTGREGSDVGFLPAPLEWAFRKALLAEAAHLTRGRGLPFGASLVALGRKPA, from the coding sequence GTGAACACCGCCGAGTACGAGCGGATGTTCGAGGCGGAGGAGACCCAGTGGTGGTACGCGGGGATGCGCGCCATCGGCCTCGCCCTCCTCGATCCGCCCCTGGCCCGCCTCAAGGACCACGGCCGGCCGCCCCTCATCCTGGACGCGGGCTGCGGGACGGGGCTTAACCTCCGCTACCTCGGGGAGCGCGGCCGGGCCCTGGGCGTGGACCTCTCCCCGGAGGCGCTCCGCTTTTGCGGACGCCGGGGGGTGAGCGCGGCCCGGGCCAGCCTCTTGGCCCTTCCCTTCCCGGAAGGGGTCTTCGACTGCGTCACCTCCTTCGACGTGCTCTACCACGCCTGGGTCACGGACGATTCTGTCGCGACCCGGGAGCTGGTCCGCGTGCTGCGGCCGGGCGGCCTCCTCCTCCTGCGCGTGCCCGCCCTCCGCATGCTGTGGGGCGCGCACGACCAGGCCGTCCACTCCCGGCACCGCTACCGACGCCGCGAGGTCTTCTCCCTGCTTACCTCGGCCGGCCTCGAGGTCGAGCGCATCAGCTACTGCAACACCCTGCTCTTCCCGATCGTGGCCTTGCGCCGCTCCCTCGACCGCCTGACCGGCCGGGAGGGCTCGGACGTGGGCTTCCTCCCCGCCCCCCTGGAGTGGGCCTTTCGCAAGGCCCTGCTCGCGGAGGCCGCGCATCTGACCCGGGGGCGGGGCCTGCCCTTCGGAGCCAGCCTCGTCGCGCTCGGTCGCAAGCCCGCCTGA
- a CDS encoding glycosyltransferase family 4 protein has product MKTVLVCAVQAPFTLGGAEILVGELRVNLERRGFEVDVVNIPFHGHPVSELVRQALVWRLLEVRESSGRRVDLVISTKFPSYLVRHPRKVVWLFHQHREAYDLHGTEYCSFTESPEDQEVRAAIKTMDETALSESRSVFTISRNVADRLSRFNALSGTPLHPPPHHLGRYRTDAYGDYLFYAGRLDRLKRLDLALDALKRVRSGARLKIAGTGPLEGELRKQIARLGLGDRVDMLGFVPGETLLELYAGCRAAYYAPFDEDYGYVAVESFLSKKPVVTTRDAGGPLEFVTDGETGFVAAPGPESIAEAIDSLWTLPLPRLREMGEEGRRRVEDITWDRVIDCLTADLR; this is encoded by the coding sequence ATGAAGACGGTTCTGGTCTGCGCCGTCCAGGCCCCCTTCACGCTCGGGGGGGCGGAGATCCTGGTCGGAGAGCTGAGGGTCAACCTGGAGCGTCGCGGCTTCGAGGTCGACGTGGTCAACATTCCCTTCCACGGCCATCCCGTCTCCGAGCTGGTGCGGCAAGCCCTGGTCTGGCGGCTCCTGGAGGTCAGGGAGTCGAGCGGGAGGCGGGTGGACCTCGTGATCTCCACCAAGTTCCCGAGCTACCTGGTGCGCCACCCCCGCAAGGTGGTCTGGCTCTTCCACCAGCACCGAGAGGCCTACGACCTCCACGGCACCGAGTATTGCTCCTTCACGGAGAGCCCCGAGGACCAGGAGGTGCGGGCCGCGATCAAGACCATGGACGAGACGGCCCTCTCCGAGAGCCGCTCCGTCTTCACCATCTCGCGCAACGTGGCCGACCGTCTCTCGCGCTTCAACGCCCTCTCCGGTACCCCGCTTCATCCGCCCCCCCACCACCTGGGCCGCTATCGCACGGACGCCTATGGGGACTACCTCTTCTATGCGGGCCGCCTGGACCGCTTGAAGCGCCTGGACTTGGCGCTCGACGCCCTGAAACGGGTGCGGAGCGGGGCGCGCCTGAAGATCGCGGGCACGGGCCCCCTGGAGGGGGAGCTCCGGAAGCAGATCGCGCGCCTGGGCCTCGGGGACAGGGTGGACATGCTCGGTTTCGTCCCCGGGGAGACGCTGCTCGAACTCTACGCGGGCTGCCGGGCCGCCTACTACGCCCCCTTCGATGAAGACTACGGCTACGTGGCCGTGGAGTCCTTCCTCTCCAAGAAGCCGGTGGTCACCACCCGCGACGCGGGGGGCCCGCTGGAGTTCGTGACCGACGGGGAGACCGGCTTCGTGGCCGCGCCCGGACCGGAGTCGATCGCGGAGGCCATCGATTCGCTGTGGACCTTGCCCCTCCCCCGCCTGCGCGAGATGGGCGAGGAGGGCCGGCGGAGGGTCGAGGACATCACGTGGGACCGCGTGATCGATTGTCTCACCGCGGACCTGAGGTGA
- a CDS encoding lipase family protein: MTWDKRHVPYDPRRPSLYRPGDADDFFTRTGGWGQAALCAELSRLSYCNDADRRTRSLARVGLEEQEFLDVEGTRTLIARDAARVFVAFRGTDNPKALLQDLNALPVSWEQGGRVHKGFVSYLRPVRDALARIVDAARGRELFFTGHSLGAAAATLCLSLWPKATLYTFGSPRVGDAAFVATLPADRVQRFVDCCDLVCRVPPENLQYAHVGALRYIDHDGLLSAPLGPEEIEADQRAGRWAYRLRYAWVFWMNVLIRDLADHAPVNYVVAV; this comes from the coding sequence ATGACCTGGGACAAGCGCCATGTTCCCTACGATCCGAGGCGGCCCTCCCTCTATCGCCCCGGAGACGCCGACGACTTCTTTACGCGGACCGGGGGCTGGGGCCAAGCGGCTCTTTGCGCCGAACTGTCGCGGCTCTCGTACTGCAATGATGCCGACCGACGGACGCGGAGCTTGGCGCGGGTCGGGCTCGAGGAGCAGGAGTTTCTCGATGTGGAGGGAACGCGGACCCTCATCGCCCGGGACGCGGCCCGCGTATTCGTCGCCTTCCGCGGGACGGACAATCCCAAAGCCCTTCTCCAGGACCTGAACGCACTGCCGGTCTCTTGGGAGCAAGGCGGCCGGGTTCATAAGGGCTTTGTCAGCTATTTGCGCCCGGTTCGCGACGCCCTGGCCCGGATTGTGGACGCGGCCAGAGGGCGCGAGCTCTTCTTCACCGGGCACAGCCTGGGTGCGGCGGCCGCGACCCTTTGTCTAAGCCTCTGGCCGAAAGCGACCCTCTACACGTTCGGCTCGCCCCGCGTTGGGGACGCGGCGTTCGTGGCCACCCTGCCCGCGGACCGGGTCCAGCGCTTCGTCGACTGCTGCGACCTCGTCTGCCGGGTCCCTCCGGAGAACTTGCAGTACGCCCACGTGGGTGCGCTCCGTTACATCGACCATGACGGCCTCCTTTCCGCCCCGCTCGGCCCGGAGGAGATCGAGGCCGACCAGCGAGCCGGCCGCTGGGCCTATCGACTCCGGTACGCCTGGGTCTTCTGGATGAACGTCCTCATCCGCGATTTGGCGGATCACGCACCCGTTAACTACGTGGTGGCGGTCTGA